The stretch of DNA GTTGGGAACGAGTCAATCTAACTGCTGGAAACAATATTGCAATTGAATTGCGAAAATTAATCAGGATTCGAAAGTGTCAATCTTTTCGGGGATATCGCTCGACGTGGATCCCGTCACGACCATGCCGCTTGACATGATACATGGCTTGATCGGCCAGCGACAGGCATGTGATTGGATCCGGGACTATCTCGGAGAATAAGACCACACCCACGCTGAAAGTGGTGGCTGTTCGTGCGTTGGTAACTTGAGCCCGCAGGTTCGCCAGAAGTTTCTCGACGAGACTCAAAACCTGAATCTCATCCATATCAGCAATCAGAATTGCAAACTCATCCCCACCTAATCGGGCAGCGGCATCTTCTTGGCGAATGTTTTGGCTCAGGACTTCGCCGACGATTTTGAGGAGGGCGTCGCCCACCTGATGGCCTTGTTCGTCGTTTACTGTCTTGAATCGATCGCAGTCGATATAGACCACAGCAAAGGGATGTTGCTCTTTGCACGAGATCAGGATCCACTCTTGAAGGATCTCTTCAAATCCACGGGCATTCAGCAAACCTGTGACAGGATCCCGGCGCGAGCGAACCTGTTCGGCAATGAGTTGATTGCGAAGATGTTGACCCCACACAGCGCTTAACAGGCAGACCGCCAGCAGTGAGATTGTACTACCGGTGGAGATGCCCGGCCGCCAGATCGATTGAAACGTCATGTAGGCAGTCCCCAGGCCTGCAAACAACCATGGCCAGATGGCTGTGGCGTAATAAGCGATGGCCGCAAATGCGACAGGAAAGATCCAGCGGAATTCACCGGGGGCAGCAAGGAGGCAACGCAAAAGTATGGCGACGACAATCACCCAGACAACCAGTTGGTGAATCCAGGGATGGCTGGTCTTCAAGCGTGAAACACTTTTTTCTCGCGACTTACCCGACCGGTTCCACCACGAGAAAGGCTCACGATGCCCAGGTTGATCCTGAGCATCGAGAGCAAATTTCGGTTTGGTGAATGAACTGGGAAGCATAAAGTCTCAAGCGGCCAAACGTGGAGTGATCCGCTTGCCCGGAAGTCGGTTCGGCAGAGCCTGACAAGCACTGGGCACGTAATGGCTACCTTTTGGAAGTGTTGGTTTTGGTAGTGTTTTTTCGGCTGTTCTGGTTGGTGGTTTTTGGGGAGGAGTCGGTCTTCTTATCAGCATCAGGGCTCGTGCTATCTGACCAGAGCCAGCGCATGGCGTCGGGGAAGATGACGCCGCCGTGATTGCCGTTGTGAGCACCTTTGCCTTCGACGATTTTGTAATCGTAGCCTTTATACTTAAAAGAACTGGCCATCTGCTTATTGGCGAGATACCAGTTGCCGAACTGATTGTCGACATCGAACTCGTTGGCTTGCAGGAAGACCTTGATGGGTTTTTTCTCGGTCTTGCGGATGAGCGTGGGGTAGACATAGCCGCCACGGATATCGGTAAAGCTTCCGACCTGTGTCATGACTTTGCGGAAACTGTCGGGGCGTTCCCACGCGACGGTGAAGGCACAAATCCCACCTGACGAAATTCCGCAGATCGCGCGTTGGTTGGAATCATCAGTAATGTTGTATTTGGCTTTGACACGCGGGAGCACGTCTTCGTGCAGGAAGCGGGCATAGGTATCACCCAATGAATCGTACTCCACACTGCGGTGATCGGTTTTCCAGGGAGTTTCAGGAAGTTTTCCCTTATTGCCCGGATTGATGAAGACGGCAATGATGGGTGGTAATTCTTTGGCATGAATCAGATTGTCGAGGACAACGGGAGCTCGAAAGTCACCTTTCTCACCCAGATAGGTATGTCCATCCTGAAAGACCATGAGGGCTGTCGGTTCGCCCTTGTATTGAGCGGGAACGTAGATCGCGCACTCGCGAAATGTGCCGGGATAGACCTTACTGTCATTCAGTTCGAACTTTTCAATCTTGCCGCGAGGCACGCCTTCTTTACGCTCGGAATCAGGGCCGTGCTCGTACTTTTGAGGCTCTTCCGCTTTCAATACCGATACGTGGCTTAACAGGAAGCACACAATGGCTCCGTATGAAAGAGTCGAGGCGATTCCCCACAGACGGGAACGGAGTAATGAATGTGGAGAAGTCGTGGTGGTTGTCGGTTTCATGTGGATTCTCCGCGATGGAACTCGAAGTCAGGATGTGGCGTCGAAGGTGTCAGAAGACTGTTCGTGCTGGAAAGCTCATTTAAGAGACCGAAGATCTCATCGATGGACCTCTCCAACTGATCATTCCGTTATGGAAGCATGGAGAAGTTTTGATTGACTTTCCAGAGGGCGAACGAGGAATTTGAGTCAGAGGCAGAATTCGCTCCGGCTGTCCAGCCAAGAGAACTGAGACGGTGCGCTTGACGATCGGGCCGTGCCAACAAACGATATGGATTGATGACCGTTTTACTGAAACCGCAATTTTCCAAGGATGATTGATGTCCAGTGCTGCTGCAGCATCTAACGGCCCGTATGAAGAACTTTGCCAGCAACTCCGCGAAGTTGCGGTACTGAGTTCATGCAATGCTGTCCTGTCGTGGGATGAACAGACCGGTATGCCTGCCGAAGGATCTGCGTTTCGTGCCGAGCAGGTGGGGATGATTGCTGGCCTCGTCCATGAAAAAGCCACCCATCTTCGTGTGGGGGAATTGCTGCAGGAGTTGTCTCAGGCCACGACCGATGAAGACTCGGTGGTTGCCGCCAATATTCGCGAAGCTCGTCGCAATTACGAGAGATCAAAGAAACTCCCCAGGCGGCTTGTCGAAGAGTTATCCAAGACCACGAGCCTGGCTCAACAAGCCTGGATCAAGGCCCGCAAAGATCAGGATTTTCCTGCATTTCTGCCTTGGCTCGAGAAGATGGTTCTCTTGAAACGAGAAGAAGCTCAGGTTGTGGGCTATGGCAATGGGCACCCTTATGACGCCCTGCTCGATGAATACGAACCCGGGGCCACAGCTGCCTCGATTCAGGAAGTCTTTGGAGCCTTGCGACCAAGGCTTGTTGATCTGATCGGGCGTATTCAAGGGGCATCGACGAAACCCGGTAAAGAAATCGTGGAGCGGCATTTTCCCAAAGCGGCCCAAAAGGTGTTTGCCGAGGCAGCGGCTCGTTGTATTGGCTTTAGCTTTGAGCGAGGCAGGCTCGATGAATCGGCCCATCCATTCTGCTCAGGGGTGGGGCCTGGTGATGTGCGGTTGACCACAAGATATCTGGATCATCATTTCAACTCGGCATTTTTTGGTGTCCTGCACGAAGCGGGGCATGGGATTTACGAACAGGGCTTGCCTGAAGATCAGTTTGGTCTGGGATGTGGGACAGCCTGTTCGCTGGGAGTTCACGAATCTCAGTCGCGGCTTTGGGAAAACTTTGTGGGCCGAAGTATGTCCTTCTGGAATTACTTTTATCCCGGGGCAGTGCAGGCCTTTCCTAATGTACTGAAAGAAGTCAGCCAGGACGAGTTTTATCAGGCGATTAACGTCGTGGAGCCATCGTTCATTCGAGTCGAGGCCGATGAGGCCACGTATAATCTGCACATCATGCTGAGGTTTGAAATTGAACTGAAGCTGATTTCTGGTGAGCTGAAGCCTGCCGATCTGCCATCGGCCTGGAACAGTGCTTTCCAGCGGGATTTTTCGATTGTGCCTCCTAACGATGCTGTGGGATGCATGCAGGACATTCACTGGAGTGCCGGGCTGTTTGGTTACTTTCCCACTTATGCTCTGGGCAATCTTTATGCGGGGATGCTGTTTGAAGCGGCCAGTCGAGATCTGGGCGAATTGCAGGCTCAGTTTTCCCGTGGGGAGTTTCTGCCTTTGAAGGAATGGCTCAAGGAAAAAGTTCATCAGTGGGGACGCCGATACACAGCCCCGGCTCTGATCGAAAAAGCCACTGGGCAAAAACTGACACATGAGCCGCTCTTGCGGCATCTGGAAGCGAAATACGCTGCGATTTATTCATTGTAAGGCTGTGTTTAAACAATCAGATCTTGGCCAGCCCTTTAAGGGGATCGCCAGGATCAACTTGGCGGTGACCAACCGCTGACTGAGGAGTTAGATCATGTCTCAGCGAGCATTTTTATATACGCTGGCCGGTGTGGTGATCGCTGTGGTGATCTTCACTCGCATTTACTTTCCCACAAAAACCGGGGGAGAGTTCCAGAGACAGGGAGCTTTGCCTGCATTTGCGGAGCAAGGTTGGATCAATGGGCCCGGCCCGACGGCCGAAGAACTGAAAGGAAAAGTTCTCGTTATTGATCTATGGGCATTCTGGTGCGGGCCCTGTAAGCGGGCTGTGCCCGAAATCATTGCGTTGCAAGAGACCTTCGAACCTAAGGGTGTGGTCTTTCTGGGAGTGACCAATGAGGGACAAGAGCGGCTGAAAGAAAGTGAAGCGTTTGTCAAAGAGACTGCCATTCCATGGCCGAACGCTTATGGTGCCGAGGCATTTTTTGATGAACTGTCGGTCGAAGGAATCCCGACAATTCTCGTAGTGGGACGTGATGGACAGATTGTCTGGCGCGAACATCACCCTGAGGGTATTGAGAAAGCCATTGAGACGGCACTTGCTGAGGTGAAGTGACTTCAGGCGCGATCCCAGGCGAAGCTCATGATATCGGCAATCGTACTCGTGCCCAGTGCCAGCATGACGAGTCGATCAAAACCTAACGAGACACCTGTGGCTGATGGGAAATTGGCAGCCATGGCCGACATGAGACGTTGTGGAGGTTTAATCGGGGGAAGCCCCGCCTTCTCGCGCAGGCGGGCGTGCGTTTGAGCGCGATGGGCCAATTCCACCGGATCAGTCAGTTCGTGATAGCCATTGCAAAGCTCAACCCCATCAATATAAAGCTCGAATCGATTGGCCACTTCCGGCCCGGCAGGATAGAGCGGCCTGGTCGTGGCCAACCCTGCCTGTGAAGCGGGATAATCCATCAAAAAAACCGGTCGCTCAAAGCCGAGGCGAGGTTCAATGGCATTCACGAGCAGATAATTCAGCCAGCCATCGCGGTCATCTTCATTGAGGCTGGGCAGATCCAGCTGCAGTTGTCGAGCTTTCGCAATCAGTTCCACCACGGGAACATCCAGAGCAGCCAGACCCAGAAATCTTTCGAACGCGGAACTATAGGTTAATCGCTCGAATGCCGTTGAGGGGAGCAATCGGCCACTGCTGACTGGTCGTGAAAAATCATGGGTTCGGGGTGCCGTTTGTATTCTCAGTCGGGTCGCTTCGGAGAAGAAGAGGCGGATGAAGTTCTCGACAAACTGGATCTGATCAGTGAGTTCACCTTCAGGAAAGTACCACTCCAGCAGTGTGAATTCGGGATTATGCCTGGGTCCGAAATCTCCTTTGCGGAACCCTCTGCTGAATTGAAAGATGGGGCCTGAGCCAGCGGCGAGCAATCGCTTCATGTGCGCTTCGGGAGACGTCTGCAGAAACAAATGTCGTTCCGTCACGGCGTCTGTCGTGATAAAGGGATCACTCCAACTATCGAGAACCATTTCTGATGACAGAATCGGCGTGGTCACTTCCCAGTACCCCGCCTGCAGAAAAAACTGACGTGCTGCAGCCATTAAGCTGGAGCGTAGCTTCAGGAGACTCATCGAAGCCGAAGGGAGATAGTCATCAGCCAGCACGTCGGTTGTTCTTTCCATCACAAAGCGGAAGTTCAGTTGTTCGCCAGATTGTAGACCATCAAAACATCCTGATCACGCAGGTAGAGCTTTCCACCAACAACCACGGGATGCGACCAGCAGGGATCGTTGGTAACTTTGGGGCGGAACGAACCTTTGAGGTTGTAGCTGTCGGGAGTGGCTGCCACGAGGGCGACTTCTCCGGATTGATAGCGGAAAAGGATATTGCCATCCGCAGCGACAACAGCCGCTGAGCCCGAACCAGCACCTCGCTGGCGGCCACCCCAGACGATCTTGCCAGTTTTCCACTCGACACAGACCGGGAAGCCATTGTTATGGCCATGGCCCATATAGACATAATCGCCCAGCATGACCATGCCGCCGTGATGGTTCTGCAGTTCATTGGCAGGTTTGTAGTAGACTTCGTCGGCTGAGAACTTGGTTCCTTTTTTGTTGATCTTCAGTAGAGCAGTCCCCCCTTCGCTGTAACCTGAGGAGGCGAAAATGTAGTCGCCACTGGCAATAGGTGTGGGGATGTTGGCCGTCGGATTGGCGACACGGTTGTATCCCCACAGTGGCTGGCCGTTGGTGGCACGCACACCGATGACGCCGCGGCCCACGAGTTGAACATACTGCTTCACACCGCCCGCTTCGCTGACGATGATCGAAGAGTAACCTGCGCCGGAACCACCCGCTGTGCCAAAATCGGGAACTGCTGATTTCCACATGAGTTTGCCAGTGCTTTTCTGCAGGGCGATGATCATTGCACTATTGCTGCCCGGTGTGCAGAGGACTCGCTCTTCGTCCACGAGTGGGGATTCGGAGAAGCCCCAGCTGGACATCATCTTGCCGCCGAACTCTTTGACGAAATCCTTGCGCCAGAGAGGCTTGCCATCGGCAGCATTCAGGCAGACGAGAGCCCCGCTGGAAGCGACGGCATAGACTTTGCCATCGGAGACTGCGGGAGTCGTTCGTGAGCCTTCGTACCCATGCTTGGGGACTTCATTGATAATAGGTGTAGCCCACTTGATTTTTTTTGTGTTGAGATCGACAGCAAAGACCGACTGTGTGGAGCCTTTATTACCAGAGGTATACAGCACATCATCGACAATCGAGACACTCGCGTAGCCTGCCCCCAGACCTTCGACTTCGTAGAGCAGTTCAGGCTGCTTGGTTTCCCAGTTGGGAATGAGATCTTTATCGGTACTGATGGCATCACGATTGGGACCACGCCAACCGGGCCAGTCAGTTGTTCGTTCAGCAGCCAGAGCGAGTGGGGCAGCGATCGATAACATTGAGAAGCTCAGAGCCGATCTCCAAAGAGCTGCCCACGTGATGTTCTGCAATCGTCGTTGAATCATGTGCTTCCTCTTTTCGGAGTGGCTCGCGTGATTTTGAAATCAACCTGTGTTGATGTTGTCTTCTGTTCAACCGGCCAGATCAAGAGGCGGGTTGTTGGTTTTTATGTGAATCAGACAACTTGCACATATCGTTCACGATGCGAGTCATTCGCGATCAAGACAAGCTTACCAGATGGAACCCAGCCACTGTTCGAGTTCGGCTGGCGAGATCGGACGTGGATTGCCTTGCAGGCTGTTTCCTTGAGAGAGCTCGACAAGTTGTGGGATCATCTCCTGAGTGACACCAAGATCGCGCAATCGCTGGGGGATCTGGCACTGGTAGACCAGATGAGTGATCCGCTCAATCAACTGGGTTGCTGCCGAGAAGTTGGCCCTTGCTGAGAGACCTGCGGATCCGGCCATGATTTCAATTGCTGAATGGCTGGTCGAAAGGTTGTAAGCCAATGTATGAGGCAACATCACCGCACAGGCGAGACCATGGGGAACAGGGAGCATCGCTCCCAGGCCAGCCGCTACACCATGAGCAGCACCCAGACCGGAATTGGCCAGTGCCACACCAGATAGATAAGCGGCCGAGAGCATTTTGCCGCGAGCATCGAGATTCTCGGGTTCGCACAGCAATTGCTCGAAAGCGGGGAGCCCCCAAGCAAATCCTTGCTGGGAAAGCATGAAAGTGTAGGGATTCGACCGACTGCTGATGGCACTTTCGAGGAGTTGAGTCAAGGCATCGAGCCCTGATGAAATGGTCACTTGCCGGGGCAGTGTGAGTGTCCATTCGGGGTCGAGAAAGACCGCTTGGGCGTAAAGTTCGTCGGAACGAAAGCTCTTTTTGAACCGAGTGCTGGTGGAAGATTCATTCGAAGAGATTACGGCATTGCGCGTGGCTTCGGCACCAGTTCCTGCTGTGGTCGGTAAGGCGATCCAGCGGAGTGGGGCCTGAATCAGTTTGGCACCTGCGCCGACACCCTCCAGATAATCCTGGCAGGATTTCACTTCGTTTTGTGTCGCCAGACCACAGGCGGCTTTCACCATGTCGATGGATGAACCACCACCCACGGCGATCACGACATCGTCCGGCCCGGCAGACAACTCTCGAAGTGAGTGGGCCAGGTTGTCGACATCATCAACCTGAGGCTCACGTGCCGGCAATTGCAGGCTGCACTCGACGGGCAGCTCTTTTTGGAAATTCTCAAGCCATTGCTGGCAGAGAGAAGATTGCCTCAAAGTCCGACTTCCGACAAAAACAATCGCTCGGCGAGCGATGGCTTTGGCGAGCGGGATGACCTCGTTTCGAACCTGGGGCCCGAACTTGACGAGTTTGGGACCATTGACGTGCCACGACTGCATGTTGACTGCTCTCAGAACGACAATCCAGACAAGGGATTGTACGGTTCGGGAAAGTTTTAGCGAGTGGCCTTCCCAGATGTGCCCGACGTCACATGGGGAGCTTCCGCAAAGTGCAATGGCTGTGCCTGGTATTTCACCACATCGGCACCGGGATAGTAATGCTGCACAATGCCTTGAGCGGTGAGGCCTGTTTGTGCCAATCCACGAGCCCCCCACTGGCAGAAACCCACGCAATGGCCGCTCCCCTGGCCTTCGATTTCAATCTGATCGTTGGTGAGCTTCAGCGAAAACTGAGGACTGGGAAGCTCCCGAGTTCCGAGCATACGACGCAGTTCAATCGAAGATAACTGCTGGAAGTTACGACCATCAGTCAAGGTAAAGGTCGGTAAACTCCCTTTGCTATCCTGCCGCATGCGAATGGTCATGAGAGTCGCGAGGTTCGCGGGAGGCATCGTCGAGAGGTCGGCAGACTTTCGAGAATCTGAGAGTTTCTGCAACAGATCCTGCCCGGAGATACTGGCTTGCCAGCGGTAAAGAGGTGCGTTGCGGCACCCCTCGCAAACAACACTCTTCAGGCAAGGCGCAGTGCGTTGGGACATTGTCTGTCCATCGAGAGTTCTGCCACCGCAAACGGCTGAATAATAGCTGGTGATGATCTGCCCTTCGTAGGTTACGACCATGCCGGCAGTGCTTTGTGCGGCAGCCATCCCGGCAGCAGTTTCTCCTTTGAGGCGACGACCTTCGCGATTGATGTATTCCGCCCCGAGATACTTTTGACTGCGGGTGGAAGCGAAGACATCGAATAATGCGGAGGGGAGAGCGGTTTTGTGCCGGGCAATGGCATAGGTGCGTGCGACAATCGCTTGTGCGCAGCGGGCCTCCTGAGGAAAAGTGGCTGGCATTTCACTATCGACGACGGTCGCCACATAAGTTTCCAGGGGAACATGATTCACGAGAGAGAACGTGGGTTTAAGTTTTAAGCCTTGTTCAGAGCCAGTGCGGTGAACTGTCATCGAGCCGCGATAGAAATGATTGTCGAAGCCCAGCAAGGCATTTCCCTGAGGAAGAATGCGGATCGCGGATGTATCGAGCAGATGCGGCCCAACTCGTAAACCCGTTGGCATGGCCTCAATCGTGGCTGCTCTCAAGAGTTGACCGTGTGCCAATGGTCGTCCGGTGATGAAATCGTGGATGATGTAAGGTGCCGCACATTCCACAGTGGCTGAGGAGAGCAGCCCTTCGTGTAAAACAACACGAATCTGCTGCGGTTCAAAGCGGGAAGTTGTGGCAGAACCAGGGATCCCTCCGGAGGTGAAGCTACTGCGGCGAACATCGACATCGACCAGAGGCCGCAGTTCGGGCGAACGACTGCGCAATTGATGGAGGCCAGCCAGCATGACGAGAAGAAAGATGCCGGGAATGATCATCAAAACAGCGGCTGTCGAATCCTTACGATGGCGGAGCTGAGCTGGCATGACGCATCCTTGCGAGTGACCGGCAGGGCTAAACATGGACGGGACTGGCTCTGCTCAAAGAATTTATCGAGCCAAACGAGGCCAAGCCGCGGTCAAGATTAGGCGTTTTTGCACTTTTGAACCAGACAAGTTTGGTCGATGGCCAGGATGGATGATCGCTGTCTGGATGCCAGATCAGCCCGCGAAGAATTGTCTTCGCGGGCTGATCTGGCAAATGGTCTGGCTCTGTTCTTTCTATGAAGAGCAGGGCTCAGAAATTAGTCGTTTCGAAGCTTGAGGTTGTGTTCCGTCAGCTGAGCCCGAATTTCGTTCAGTGAAGTCACCCCGAAGTTCTTGGTGGCCAGAAGTTCGTCGGCACTCTTTTGTACGAGTTCGCCAAGAGTACCAATCTGGAGCCGAGCCATACACTTGCGGGCTCGCACCGAAAGATTCAGATCCGATACTGGACGACTGTGGAGAGCCTGCTCCTGTGGCGAAAGATCGTTGCCAATCGGGGCAAATGCCGAAGCCGGCATCCCGGCCCAAGTGGCATCGCGAGCCTTGCTTGGCTGGAGATTCTGGCCAACTTTGAGGCCGTGCTGCTGCATGAGATCGCGGATTTCCACCAGCGATGTTTCACCAAAGTTTTTACCCTGGAGAAGATCACTTTCGCTGACGCGAGTCAGGTCGCCCAGTGAATGAATATCCATACTGGCCAGGCAATTGCGGCTGCGAACTGAAAGCTCAAAATCGGTGACTGGACGGCTGAGCAACTGAGCCATACGGGCTTCGTTGCGAGCCATGTCGTCATCGTAATACATTTCCTGGGTGGCTTCGATATCTTTCATGTACATGCGGGCACGCACATGATTGGGGTCGAATGCCAGAATCCTGCGAAAACAGAAAGCTGCCGAGG from Planctopirus ephydatiae encodes:
- a CDS encoding iron-containing alcohol dehydrogenase; this encodes MQSWHVNGPKLVKFGPQVRNEVIPLAKAIARRAIVFVGSRTLRQSSLCQQWLENFQKELPVECSLQLPAREPQVDDVDNLAHSLRELSAGPDDVVIAVGGGSSIDMVKAACGLATQNEVKSCQDYLEGVGAGAKLIQAPLRWIALPTTAGTGAEATRNAVISSNESSTSTRFKKSFRSDELYAQAVFLDPEWTLTLPRQVTISSGLDALTQLLESAISSRSNPYTFMLSQQGFAWGLPAFEQLLCEPENLDARGKMLSAAYLSGVALANSGLGAAHGVAAGLGAMLPVPHGLACAVMLPHTLAYNLSTSHSAIEIMAGSAGLSARANFSAATQLIERITHLVYQCQIPQRLRDLGVTQEMIPQLVELSQGNSLQGNPRPISPAELEQWLGSIW
- a CDS encoding PQQ-binding-like beta-propeller repeat protein, with product MIQRRLQNITWAALWRSALSFSMLSIAAPLALAAERTTDWPGWRGPNRDAISTDKDLIPNWETKQPELLYEVEGLGAGYASVSIVDDVLYTSGNKGSTQSVFAVDLNTKKIKWATPIINEVPKHGYEGSRTTPAVSDGKVYAVASSGALVCLNAADGKPLWRKDFVKEFGGKMMSSWGFSESPLVDEERVLCTPGSNSAMIIALQKSTGKLMWKSAVPDFGTAGGSGAGYSSIIVSEAGGVKQYVQLVGRGVIGVRATNGQPLWGYNRVANPTANIPTPIASGDYIFASSGYSEGGTALLKINKKGTKFSADEVYYKPANELQNHHGGMVMLGDYVYMGHGHNNGFPVCVEWKTGKIVWGGRQRGAGSGSAAVVAADGNILFRYQSGEVALVAATPDSYNLKGSFRPKVTNDPCWSHPVVVGGKLYLRDQDVLMVYNLANN
- a CDS encoding alpha/beta hydrolase; translated protein: MKPTTTTTSPHSLLRSRLWGIASTLSYGAIVCFLLSHVSVLKAEEPQKYEHGPDSERKEGVPRGKIEKFELNDSKVYPGTFRECAIYVPAQYKGEPTALMVFQDGHTYLGEKGDFRAPVVLDNLIHAKELPPIIAVFINPGNKGKLPETPWKTDHRSVEYDSLGDTYARFLHEDVLPRVKAKYNITDDSNQRAICGISSGGICAFTVAWERPDSFRKVMTQVGSFTDIRGGYVYPTLIRKTEKKPIKVFLQANEFDVDNQFGNWYLANKQMASSFKYKGYDYKIVEGKGAHNGNHGGVIFPDAMRWLWSDSTSPDADKKTDSSPKTTNQNSRKNTTKTNTSKR
- a CDS encoding SpoIID/LytB domain-containing protein; amino-acid sequence: MPAQLRHRKDSTAAVLMIIPGIFLLVMLAGLHQLRSRSPELRPLVDVDVRRSSFTSGGIPGSATTSRFEPQQIRVVLHEGLLSSATVECAAPYIIHDFITGRPLAHGQLLRAATIEAMPTGLRVGPHLLDTSAIRILPQGNALLGFDNHFYRGSMTVHRTGSEQGLKLKPTFSLVNHVPLETYVATVVDSEMPATFPQEARCAQAIVARTYAIARHKTALPSALFDVFASTRSQKYLGAEYINREGRRLKGETAAGMAAAQSTAGMVVTYEGQIITSYYSAVCGGRTLDGQTMSQRTAPCLKSVVCEGCRNAPLYRWQASISGQDLLQKLSDSRKSADLSTMPPANLATLMTIRMRQDSKGSLPTFTLTDGRNFQQLSSIELRRMLGTRELPSPQFSLKLTNDQIEIEGQGSGHCVGFCQWGARGLAQTGLTAQGIVQHYYPGADVVKYQAQPLHFAEAPHVTSGTSGKATR
- a CDS encoding TlpA family protein disulfide reductase; its protein translation is MSQRAFLYTLAGVVIAVVIFTRIYFPTKTGGEFQRQGALPAFAEQGWINGPGPTAEELKGKVLVIDLWAFWCGPCKRAVPEIIALQETFEPKGVVFLGVTNEGQERLKESEAFVKETAIPWPNAYGAEAFFDELSVEGIPTILVVGRDGQIVWREHHPEGIEKAIETALAEVK
- a CDS encoding carboxypeptidase M32; protein product: MSSAAAASNGPYEELCQQLREVAVLSSCNAVLSWDEQTGMPAEGSAFRAEQVGMIAGLVHEKATHLRVGELLQELSQATTDEDSVVAANIREARRNYERSKKLPRRLVEELSKTTSLAQQAWIKARKDQDFPAFLPWLEKMVLLKREEAQVVGYGNGHPYDALLDEYEPGATAASIQEVFGALRPRLVDLIGRIQGASTKPGKEIVERHFPKAAQKVFAEAAARCIGFSFERGRLDESAHPFCSGVGPGDVRLTTRYLDHHFNSAFFGVLHEAGHGIYEQGLPEDQFGLGCGTACSLGVHESQSRLWENFVGRSMSFWNYFYPGAVQAFPNVLKEVSQDEFYQAINVVEPSFIRVEADEATYNLHIMLRFEIELKLISGELKPADLPSAWNSAFQRDFSIVPPNDAVGCMQDIHWSAGLFGYFPTYALGNLYAGMLFEAASRDLGELQAQFSRGEFLPLKEWLKEKVHQWGRRYTAPALIEKATGQKLTHEPLLRHLEAKYAAIYSL
- the epmA gene encoding EF-P lysine aminoacylase EpmA gives rise to the protein MLADDYLPSASMSLLKLRSSLMAAARQFFLQAGYWEVTTPILSSEMVLDSWSDPFITTDAVTERHLFLQTSPEAHMKRLLAAGSGPIFQFSRGFRKGDFGPRHNPEFTLLEWYFPEGELTDQIQFVENFIRLFFSEATRLRIQTAPRTHDFSRPVSSGRLLPSTAFERLTYSSAFERFLGLAALDVPVVELIAKARQLQLDLPSLNEDDRDGWLNYLLVNAIEPRLGFERPVFLMDYPASQAGLATTRPLYPAGPEVANRFELYIDGVELCNGYHELTDPVELAHRAQTHARLREKAGLPPIKPPQRLMSAMAANFPSATGVSLGFDRLVMLALGTSTIADIMSFAWDRA
- a CDS encoding GGDEF domain-containing protein: MLPSSFTKPKFALDAQDQPGHREPFSWWNRSGKSREKSVSRLKTSHPWIHQLVVWVIVVAILLRCLLAAPGEFRWIFPVAFAAIAYYATAIWPWLFAGLGTAYMTFQSIWRPGISTGSTISLLAVCLLSAVWGQHLRNQLIAEQVRSRRDPVTGLLNARGFEEILQEWILISCKEQHPFAVVYIDCDRFKTVNDEQGHQVGDALLKIVGEVLSQNIRQEDAAARLGGDEFAILIADMDEIQVLSLVEKLLANLRAQVTNARTATTFSVGVVLFSEIVPDPITCLSLADQAMYHVKRHGRDGIHVERYPRKD